In the genome of Sinorhizobium chiapasense, the window TCACCGCCCTTTGGGAAGTCAACAACTCCACGGACAGCTACGATCCGCTTGCAGTTTTCGGTTCATCGAGCGGCTACGGCATTTCCTCCGATCTGCTCCTGTCCATCAACAGCCTGAAACTCGGGGGACGCTGACGTGCAGACTGGTCTCTATGTGGCGATCTCGTCGCAGATGGCGCTCGAAAAGCGCCTGAACACGCTTGCCGACAACATCGCAAACTCCGGCACCGTCGGCTTTCGCGGCGCTGAAGTGAAATTCAACCAGATGCTCGGCGACACCAAACCGACCAAGGTTTCCTATGTGTCGGAAGGCGAGGAATACCTCAACACCAATACCGGGTCGCTTGCACGCACCGGCGCCTCGCTCGACTTTGCAATCAAGGGCGACGCCTGGTTCTCGATCGACACGCCCGGCGGGCCGGCTTTGACCCGCGACGGCCGATTCACGCTGACGGAGACCGGCGAGCTCGTCACCATCAAGGGCTATCCGGTGCTCGACGCCGGCGGCGCGCCGATCCAGCTGAACGGCGGAACAGGCGAGATCACCGTCGGCGCCGATGGCGCCATCCACCAGAACGGCAATCAGGTCGCTCTGCTCGGCCTCTACGAGGCGGACTTCAGCAACGGCTTCATGCGCTACGACAACAGCGCGGTCATGCCGGCAATTCAGCCAGAGCCGGTCGTAGACCGTTTTGACGTTGGCGTGATGCAGGGTTTCCTAGAAGAGTCGAACGTCAACGCCATCCAGGAAATGTCGCAGCTCATCATGGTCACCCGCGCCTTCGACAACATCACCGCCCTGATGCGCGACAGCGAGGGATCGCTGGAAGAGGCGATCAAGACGCTGGGCGGCACCCGCTGATAAATGACGGAAACCATGGAACGCGAAGGCCCCGAGACCCTTGCTGCATCGACATCGCTGGCGGCGCTCGCCGGGCTGGTCGAACGCTACGCCAAGCCGGAGTTTTCGATCGCACCGGGTGGGCACGTGCAGACGATCGCGCCCGGGCATTACACCGTTAGCGGTCTTTCGCGCCACGTTCGGCTCGGCGACTTCGTCGCGCACAAGAGCGCGACGGGTACACATCTCGGCGAAGTCGTCCGTGTCGAACCGGAGCAGGTCGTCGTCTGCCCGATCGAACCCGGCGATCCGATCGGCATTCACGATACGGTCATACGCAAAGGCGCTTTCCGGATAGCGCCCACAGACAACTGGTGCGGCCGCACGATCAACGCGCTGGCGGAGCCGATCGACGGCCTGGGACCGCTGTTGCAAGGCGACGTTCGCCGCTCGATCTCCAACACCGCGCCGCCGTCCATGACGCGCAAGCGCGTCGAGCATGGTTTCAAGACCGGCGTGCGTGCCATCGACATTTTCTCGCCGCTCTGCCTCGGGCAGCGCCTCGGCATCTTTGCCGGCTCCGGTGTCGGCAAGTCGACGCTGCTTTCGATGCTCGCGCGTGCGGATGCCTTCGACAAGGTCGTGATCGCGCTGGTAGGCGAACGCGGCCGCGAAGTCCGCGAATTCATCGAGGACACGCTCGGCGACAATCTTTCAAAATCGGTCGCCGTCGTCGCCACCAGCGACGAAAGCCCGATGCTGAGGAAGATGGCGCCGTTGACCGCCGTCACAATTGCCGAGCACTATCGCGACAAGGGTGACAACGTGCTCCTTATCGTCGATAGCGTGACGCGCTTTGCCCATGCGATCCGCGAGGTGGCGACGGCGGCGGGTGAGCCTCCGATCGCGCGCGGTTATCCGGCTTCCGTCTTCACCGAACTGCCCCGCCTGCTCGAGCGTGCCGGTCCCGGCGTCGAAGGGACCGGGACGATCACGGCGATCATCTCGATCCTCGTGGATGGCGACAACCACAACGATCCGGTCGCCGACTCAACGCGCGGCATTCTGGACGGGCATATCGTGCTGGAGCGCAGCCTGGCGGAGGAGGGGCGCTATCCGCCGATCAATCCGCTTGCCTCGATTTCGCGCCTGGCGCGGAAGGCGTGGACTCCGGATCAGGAAAAGCTCGTGGCGCGCCTGAAGGCGTTGATCCATCGCTTCGAGGAAACGCGCGATCTACGCCTGATCGGCGGTTATCGGCCAGGCGGCGATGCCGATCTCGACATGGCGATCAAGCAGGTGCCGGTCATCTATGAGGTACTCAAGCAGACGCCCGGCGAGCGGGCCGCGTTCGACGCCTTCACCGATCTTGCCAATGCGTTGAAGGCGGCCGCGATGGGGAATCAACCGGGTGCCGCCGGCGGCATGCGACCGAGGGGGTAGGGGTGACCGACTTCGACGCAGACGAGATCGTTCGGCAGCACCGTTACGAGGGAAAGATGCCACTGTTCGACAAGTTCCTGGCTGCCATCGGATTGGCGATGGCGGCGTTCGCGACGTTCTTTCCCTGGTATGCTTTCCTCCACCAGGACGAATTCTCGATGCCTCGCCTGTGGCAAGGCACGACGCGTGATTTGCCGGAAAGCCCGGGCCGCGATGTGCCGTCGGTCTCGCCGCTGGCGATGGCCGACATGGACAGCGACACGGCCGCCGCCGTGGATCGTCTGACAACGGCGACTGTGCCTGGCCTCGGCGACGCACCAGACCACGGGCCGCCGGACCCCGAAGCAGGGATGGATCAGCCGCTGCCGGGACAGTCGGAGTTCAGGCTGATGCATGTCGTCAACGGCCGCGCTCTGATCGAGGACGCAAGCGGTTTGTATATTGTTCGCGTTGGGTCGATCCTCCCGGACAACAGTCGCCTTGCGACGTTTCAGGAACGCAACGGTCGTTGGGTGATGATCACCTCCAGGGGCGAGATCTACGAAGAGCAGTAGACGGTGGTCGGGAGTATGCGGCGGAGGAGCGGTGGCGCGCCGCTGCTTTAGCCGTCGGCAGCTCCGGTTCTGTTCCGTGCTCAAAATGAGGCGCTGCCGCGGCGCTTTAGGGCCGAATTGCGAGGCAGCCAGAAATCCGCGATCCCGACAAGTCCCACGCAAGATTACCTGCCTAGGTTCGTCACCATCAGGCAGGAGCTTTTGATGGAACCGATTCAGCTTTTCGAACTAGCGTCGCGCCAGGCCCAATGGCTGACGGTTCGTCAGAACGTCGTGGCGGGTAACATCGCCAACGCCAATACGCCGCACTACCGGGCCAAAGACGTCGAGCCCTTTGAAAGCGTGCTGCAGAACACCGGCATCCAGATGGCGGCGACGCATCGTGCGCATTTCACCGAAAGCCCGGATGCCGCCCAGGTCACCGAAGTCAGCATGATCGACGACGTGCAGGTGCAGCAGTCCGGCAACACGGTCGCGATCGAACAGGAAATGATGAAAACCGGTGAGATCAAGCGCGACTACGAGCTCAATGCCGGGCTCGTGAAAGCCTTTCACCGGATGATGCTCATGACGGTACGGAAATAAGAATCATGGATCCTTTGACTTCGGCCCTCAAGGTTTCAGCCTCCGGCCTGCAGGCGGAATCGACCCGCCTGCGCATCGTTTCAGAAAACATCGCCAACGCCCGCTCGACCGGCGACACGCCCGGCGCCGATCCCTATCGCCGCAAGACCATCAGCTTTGCGGCGGAGGTCGACCGGGCGAGCGGCGCATCGCTCGTCGAGATCCAGCGTCTTGGCACGGATGATTCGAATTTCAACATCGAGTTCGATCCCGGCAATCCGGCGGCCGACGAAAAGGGCATGGTCAAGATGCCGAACGTCAACGTCCTGATCGAAATGGCCGACATGCGCGAGGCCAACCGCGCCTATGAGGCCAACCTGCAGACCATCAAGCAGTCTCGCGATCTTATCTCCCAGACAATCGACCTGTTGAGGGCTTCGCAATAATGATCGATGCAATCCAGTCCGTCGGCGCGTTTTCGGCCATGAAGGAGACGGAACGCGCGAGCCTGACGGCTTCCAGCTCGCTTACCACGCCCAGCGCCGGCGCTTCCATTCCGCAGGCGCAGAGCTTCGCCGAGGTCCTCGGCAACATGACGACCGACACCATCCGTTCGATGAAGTCCGCGGAGGGGGCGTCGCTCCAGGCCGTTCGTGGCGAAGCCAATACCCGTGAAGTCATCGACGCGGTGATGAATGCGGAACAGTCGCTGCAGACCGCGCTCGCCATCCGCGACAAGGTTGTGAGCGCCTATCTCGAAATCGCGCGCATGCAGATCTGAAGGAACGAGACATGAAGGCCCTTTCCATCGCCGCCACGGGCATGAATGCCCAACAGCTGAACCTGGAAGTCATCGCGAACAACATCGCGAACATCAACACGACGGGCTACAAGCGGGCGCGTGCCGAGTTTTCCGATCTGCTCTATCAGACCGAGCGCGCCCAGGGCGTGCCCAACCGCGCCAACCAGGCGATCGTCCCGGAAGGCGCGATCATCGGCCTCGGCGTCCAGACCTCGGCTGTGCGCAACCTTCATATCCAGGGCAGCCTCGTCAACACCGGAAACGATTACGATCTGGCGCTCGTCGGCCGAGGCTGGTTCCAGATCGAGACGCCGGACGGAGAGACCGCCTATACCCGTTCGGGTGCTTTCAACACCAATGCCACCGGTCAGCTCGTCACGATTGACGGCTACACCGTCGTTCCCGGCATCACCGTGCCGCAGGATGCGAGCGAAATCACCTTTACCTCTTCCGGGCAGGTCCTCGTGCGTATCGGCAACAACACGGAACTGCAGGAAATCGGCCAGCTGACGATCGCGAACTTCGTCAACGAGGCCGGGCTCGAGCCGCAGGGCGAGAACCTCTTCAAGCAGACGCCGGCTTCCGGCGAGCCGATCATCGGGACGCCGGCGGATCCCGGCTTCGCCCAGGTCAAGCAGAACTATCTCGAGGCCTCGAACGTCGATCCGGTCAAGGAAATCACCGACCTGATCTCCGCCCAGCGCGCCTATGAGATGAATTCCAAGATCATTCAGGCCGCAGACGAGATGGCGGCGACGGTCAGCAAGAATCTCAGGTAACGTGAAACAGGGGCAAACATGATGTTTCGCCGATCCGCCGCAAACAAATCGCCAAACGGTTCCCCGGTTCGGGTGCGGACCGCGGCATTCGCCGTGGCTCTCGCGGCCCTTCTGTCGCCAGCTACTGTTTTCGCGGAACGGCCGACCGCTGTCATCCCCAAGCAGACGATCTATCCCGGCGAGACGCTCGATGAGAGCCTCGTCGAGGTCGTCGACGTGACCAATCCCAATCTCACGGACGGCTATGTCCGTTCCATCGAGGAGATCGAGGGCAAGGTTACGAAACGGACCCTCCTTCCCGGACGGGTAATCCTCGCCTCGGCATTGCGCGACCAATACGCGGTCGAGCGCGGTTCGACGGTTCGGCTCATCTTCAACAATGGTGCCCTGACGATCACGGCGGCCGGTTCGCCATTGCAGGACGCCGCGGTCGGCGACCTGATCCGCGCACGCAACGTCGATACCGGCGTCATCGTCTCCGGCACGGTTATGGCCGATGGCACTATCCATGTGGTGGCGAAATGAAGCTGCACGTCTGTAAGTGGTTCCTGACGCTCGTCGCGGCCTTCGTCACGACGCTGACGCTTGCTCATGGCGCCTCGCGCATCAAGGACGTGGCGTCGTTGCAGGCCGGACGGGACAACCAGCTGATCGGCTATGGTCTCGTCGTCGGCTTGCAGGGAACCGGCGACAGCCTGCGCTCCTCGCCGTTCACCGATCAGTCGATCCGCGCCATGTTGGAGAACCTCGGCATCGCCACGCAGGGCGGCGAGTCGCGCACCCGCAACGTCGCGGCAGTGCTGGTCACGGCAACGCTACCGCCCTTCGCGAGTCCCGGCAGCCGCGTCGATGTAACAGTCGGCTCTCTCGGCGATGCGACGTCGCTGCGCGGTGGTACGCTGGTCATGACCTCGCTTTCCGGCGCCGATGGCCAGATCTACGCTGTGGCGCAAGGCTCGGTCGTCGTCACCGGCTTCAATGCGCAAGGGGATGCCGCCACCCTCAATCAGGGCGTGACCACCGCCGGACGCGTGCCGAACGGCGCCATTATCGAACGGGAGCTGCCGGCGCGGTTCAAGGACGGCGTCAATCTCGTGCTGCAACTGCGCAACCCGGATTTCTCCACGGCTGTCGGCATGGCCGCGGCGATCAACAAATACGCCGCCGCACAGTTTGGCGGTCGCATCGCCGAAGCCAAGGATTCGCAATCGGTGCTGGTCGAAAAACCCAAGATGGCCGATCTTGCGCGCCTGATGGCCGACGTCGAAAATCTCGTGATCGAAACCGATGTGCCGGCGCGCGTCGTCATCAACGAAAGGACCGGCACGATCGTCATTGGCCAGGACGTGCGCATTGCCGAGGTCGCGGTCAGCTACGGCACACTCACCGTACAGGTGACCGAAGCGCCGACCGTCGTGCAGCCGGCGCCATTCTCGCGCGGCGAGACCGCCCTGGAACCGAACACCATTATCGAGGCACAATCGGATGGCGGCACGGTCGCGATCCTGAACGGCTCGAGCCTGCGTTCCCTGGTCGCCGGCCTCAACAGCATTGGCGTCAAGCCGGATGGTATCATCGCCATCCTCCAGAGCATCAAAACGGCGGGAGCCCTTCAGGCGGAGCTTGTTCTGCAATGACCGGACACTTGGACGAACTTCTCGGCAAATCGCCGCGCACGCTCCTGATCTCGGCCGTTGGCGCATTGATGTTGGCACTGCCGGGCGCTTTCGCGCAGGACGTAACGGCACCACCGCCGGAAAGCGGCAGCGCCAACGAGATCCAGCAGTTCTGCACAAATATAGCCGATGCCGCGCGTGACCAGCGCTACCTCCTGCAACGCAAGGAACTTGAAAATCTTCAGGCCAGCGTCGACGAGCGCATCTCGACGCTCGAGAAGCGGCGCGCCGAATACGAGGACTGGCTGAAGCGCCGCAACGATTTCCTCAAGCAGGCGGAGCTGGGGCTCGTCGATATCTACAAGACGATGAAACCCGATGCCGCGGCCGGCAAACTCGAAATGGTGCGCCCGGAGATCGCCGCGGCGATCGTCATGAAGCTGCCGCCGCGTCAATCTTCGCTGATCCTCAGCGAGATGAGCGACGACAAGGCAGCGGTGCTGACGAACATCATTTCGAGCGCCAGCGATCCCAACACCTCGAAGGAGCCATCATGAGAAAGCATTTTACGGCCGTCCTGGCCGCGGGCCTCCTTGCGGGATGTCAGAACCAGGCGTTGAGGGAGATCGGACAGGCTCCGTCCATGAGCCCGATCGGCAGCGGTCTGCAATACACGCAGGCGCCGCAGCTCGCTGCATATCCAAAGCAGCCGCATCAGATCAGGAACGGATATTCGCTGTGGAACGATCAGCAGGCAGCGCTCTTCAAGGATGCGCGCGCGATGAATGTTGGCGACATTCTCACGGTCGACATCAGGATCGACGACAAGGCGTCCTTTGAAAACGAGACAGACCGCAGCCGTAAGAATTCGAGCGGCTTCAACCTCGGTGCCAGCGGCGCATCGCAGACCAGCGATTTCGAATGGTCGGGTGATCTCGAATACGGCTCCAACACCAAGACCGAGGGCGATGGCAAGACCGAGCGGTCCGAGAAGCTGCGCCTGCTTGTTGCCGCAGTCGTGACCGGTGTGACGGAGAACGGCAACCTGCTGATCAGCGGTTCGCAGGAAGTTCGCGTCAACCATGAACTGCGCATTCTCAATGTCGCCGGGATCGTCCGGCCGCGGGATGTCGATGCCGACAACATCATCGCCTACGACCGTATCGCCGAGGCCCGCATCTCCTATGGCGGCCGTGGCCGCCTGACCGAAGTGCAGCAACCGCCTTGGGGTCAGCAAGTCGTAGACCTGCTCTCGCCGATCTGATCGAGGGCAGATTGCAGATCAAAGAGCCACGACGCCGCCAGTTTCCTCGACGAGGTGTGGCGCCGTGGCCAACCGGCACGGAATGGCGTCATGGAAGAAATCGATAGCGCGCAGTCCTCCAAATCCAAAGTGATGACGATTGCCGCCCTAGCCGTGCTGACCGTCATCGCCGGCGGCGGCGGGTGGCTCGTCGGCCAGTTGCTGGCACCGCCGCCCCCAACGGAGCAGACCGAAGCCGTTGCCGAAGTCGCGCCGAACGCCACCGGTGCCGAGGGGGTTCCGAAAATCGCCACCGAGGCCAACGGTGTCGTGCAGCTGGAGCCGATTACGACGAACCTCGCTTACCCCTCCGAAAACTGGGTCCGGCTGGAAGTGGCGCTGCAGTTCAATGGCATCCCGGACGTTGCCTTGGCCGAGCAGATACACCAGGACATTGCAGCCTATCTCAAGACCGTGTCGCTGCAGCAGATCCAGGGCCCGCGCGGCTTTCAATATCTCCGGGATGACATTCAGGAGCGGGTTGACCTGCGCTCCGACGGACGCGTAACGAATGTGATGTTCCGAACCTTCGTCATCCAATGATTCGGTAGCGGGTCGGGACCTATTCATTCATCCATTTCTGTTCAGGCCCCTCAATGCTCCGGATCGCTGCCTTCATAGTCGCCATGATGGCGATGTCGGGAATTGCCGGGGCGCAAGGCTTTCCCGCCGACATTCTGAACACGCCGGTCGACGGTTCCGTCGCATCGTGGATCATCCGCACCTTCGGTCTCATCACCGTTCTGTCGGTGGCGCCCGGCATTCTGATCATGGTGACGAGCTTCCCGCGCTTCGTCATCGCTTTCGCAATCCTGCGGTCCGGCATGGGACTGGCGACCACGCCGTCCAATATGATCATGGTGTCGTTGGCGCTCTTCATGACCTTCTATGTGATGGCGCCGACCTTCGATCGCGCCTGGCGCGAGGGCATCGATCCGCTGCTCGACAACGAAATCTCGGAAACCGAGGCGATGCCGCGCATGGCGGAGCCCTTCCGCGAGTTCATGCTGGCCAATACGCGCGACAAGGACCTGCAGCTCTTCATCGATATCGCCAAGGAAAAGGGCCAGACGGTCGTGGTCGACGACAAGGTCGATCTGAGGGCAGTCGTGCCGGCCTTCATGATCTCGGAGATCCGCCGAGGCTTCGAAATCGGCTTCCTGATCATGCTGCCGTTCCTGGTGATCGACCTGATCGTCGCGACCATCACCATGGCGATGGGCATGATGATGCTGCCGCCGACAGCGATCTCGCTGCCCTTCAAGATCCTCTTCTTCGTGCTGATCGATGGCTGGAATCTTCTCGTCGGCAGCCTGGTGCGATCCTTTACCTGACTTGCTCTCGGCGACAGCCGAGCAAGACAGGGGCTGCCACGTCCTGCCGGGCGCACGAAAGTTCTTGCGAAATGCACGCCGCTGACTGGTGTGGCGATCATTGAATAGAAAAAGAGGCAGTGGAACCACCGCCTCTTTTCCAATGGTCTTTTCTGCAGTGCCGATCTATCGCTCGAAGGAACCCTCGCGCGGGGGAAGGGCCGGAACGTCGATGTGATCCGGTGGCAGCTTCTGCTTGGCGCGATCCACCATCATCTCGTAGCCGCGCTCAAGATGCCGGCAGAAGCGCTCCGCATCGAACAGCGGCATGCGGAAGCGATTTTCCTGTAGCGCCTTCCTGTATTCAACAATCTTTTCGCGGTTCTCGTAGAGGGCGACCGCTTCGGCGACGTAGGCTTCGGCGCCCGCGGCCACGAGCTGCGGCAGCCCGATCGCATTGAGCAGGCTTTCGCTCACGCGCGAGGCGAAGTTGGTACCCTTGAACGTGAGCACCGGCAGGCCCGCCCAGAGCTGTTCGGACGTGGTCGTGTGGCCGTTGTAAGGGTAGGTGTCGAGGCCGAGATCGGCGGCGGGCAGTCGGTTTATGTGCTCTGCATAGGCCGTCTTGCTGCACAGGATAATGCGGTTCGAGGCGATACCGCTACTCTGGAACTTACGCAGAACGTTGGCCTGCGCGTCCCGCTTGCACATGAGCCACAGAATGCTGCCGGGCGTTCTGCGCAGGATCTCGATCCAAAGATTGATGGTCTGGAGAGAAATCTTTCTGCTGGCGTTGAACGATGCGAAGACGAACGCGTCATCCGGAAGGCCGAGATCCTTGCGGGCGATGCCGTAGGGGCGAGGGCGGTGAAAGGGATCGTTCGGCTGATAGGTTTCCGGAAGCCGGCAGAACTTTTCATAGTAATGCTCTTGGCTTCCCTCAGGCAGCACGTACGGGTCGCCGATAACATAATCGACATCGATGTTTGTCGTGGTTCCGGGGAACCCGAGCCAGGAGACCTGAACCGGTGCGGCCTGATGGTTAAGGATCTTCAGGCGGTTGTCGAGCGTGTGGCCCTTCAAGTCGACCAGGACATCGATGCCTTCTGCACGAATGACACTGGCCGCCGCCGCATCGGACATATCGTCGATGCGGATAATCCGTCCCCAATTGATGCGATTGCCCCGGTCACGGGCCAGATTGCTCTCCTTCGTGTGACAGAAGAGCGTGACCTCGAATTTTTCCGGATCGTGCAGCTCCAGCACCGCCTGCAGGAGCTTCATCGTTGCGTGCTGATCCCAGAAGTCCGCCGAAAGATAGCCGATACGGATCTTCTTCGCCCATTGATGCGGCATGTTGCGCCGCGCCTCAGCAATTGCAGAAGCAAAGGGCTGGCTCCTCGCTCCAGCCCACCGATTTAGCCTTTCATCGCCGCACCAAGTAACGTGATAGTAGGGGGACTCGGCGGCCAGAATCTCGTACTTTCCGGCATCCAGCGCTTTCTGTACGTCCGGATAGTATTTTTCGATCTCGGCGTAGTCGTTGGCCTCACGGGCAAAGACGAGATAGGCCGCCCGCAACACCGTGCTCTTCGGATTTTTCCGGAAGAGATTCACGACAGCATCGCGATCCTGCGCATCGTCGATATCGGCCGTCAGAAGTTTGAAGGCGAGGGACTGATGCTGGATGTTTACGCTCGTCGAAAGCGGCGCCTTGAACAGGCCGAGAATTTCCTTCTGGTCCCGCCTCAAGAAAATGGATGCGATGATGAACGCGATGTCGGGGTCGGTCTTCGCCTTTTCGAGAAGGGGAAGACCGATGCTGAGCGCCTCGTCCTCGTTGCCGCACGCAAAATGCAGCTTCATCGCTTCGCTCAAATAGTGCTCTGAACGCGAACCCTTTTCCTCTCCCGCCAATTGATAGGCGCGCGCCGCATCCGTCTTGAAGCCAAGTTTCAAGAGAACCTTTGCCAGCAGGACGAATGTCTTGGCCTCCCTGCTGATGTTCATCAGGTGGTTGAGTTGGTTGAGCGCCTCGGTGTACTGGCCTTTCTGATATTGCCGGGAGGCGTTCGTGAAGAGGGCATGCGCGTTCAATTGCGGCTCCGTCGCATAGGTCGGATCGCGGCCGGCATTCTGCCGCTCCGGTCCTGATTCGATCGACATGTTTCACGCAACATTGTCGTCGGCGGACCTTGCCTCAGGCGTGATTCTCAGAATGGCTGGTCTGGCCTTCGGCCATGGCTGTCGAGGGAGGGTGCGTGAACAAAAAGCTTCATGAGGTCAATCATTTAATCGTACGTTAAGCATGAATGGAGGCATCCAGAACAGGCGCCTGCATTTAATGAATTCGCAAGCATTGGCCTCGATATTCGACTCCACATGACGGGTTTGGTTTCTTCCAAAGAATGTTTGTTGGAACCGAGAGGCATGAAGCCGGTCCGTCATCACCGGTAGTGTACACAGTCCGGTATGTCCCCCAACCGTATTCAGTAAAAAAGGGACAACTCATATGACCAGCATCATGACGAACTCTTCGGCAATGGCCGCAATCGCGACCCTGCGTTCGATCAATTCCTCGATGGAAACGACCCAGGACCGGATTTCCTCCGGCTATCGCGTTGGTTCGGCCTCTGACAACGCCGCTTATTGGTCGATCGCGACCACGATGCGTTCCGACAACAAGGCGCTTTCGACGGTTCAGGACGCTCTCGGCCTCGGCGCCGCCAAGACCGACGTCGCCTATACGGCGATGAAGTCCTCGATCGACGTCGTCGACGAAATCAAGGCGAAGCTCGTTGCCGCCAGCGAACCGGGTGTCGACAAGGGCAAGATCCAGAAGGAAATCAAGGAACTTCAGAACCAGCTCGTCAGCATTGCGAAGTCCGCTTCGTTCTCCGGCGAAAACTGGGTCTACAACGACAACAACAACGCTGCCGGCACCAAGTCGATCGTCGGTTCGTTCAACCGCGACGCCAGCGGCAATGTCAGCCTGACCCAACTGCAGTTCGACACGACGAAGAGCTCGCTCATCGAAGTCGACTCGGCTGGCGCCTATGTCACCAACGGTTCGGGCCTGCTTTCGAGCGACCTCGAATACACCGACACTGACGGCACGACGACGGTCACGCTGAGCTACAACCTGCTCGAGATGGACATCAGCAGCATGACGGCCGGCGACCTGGCCGGGGCGATCTCCGGTGTCGACGCTGCCTTGCAGACCATGACCGACGCTGCCTCCGATCTCGGTGCGCTCAACAGCCGCGTCGATATGCAGAAGGACTTCGTCGCCGATCTGATGGACTCGATCGAGAAGGGTGTCGGCAAGCTCGTCGATGCCGACATGAACGAGGAATCGACCCGCCTGAAAGCCCTGCAGACGCAGCAGCAACTCGGCATCCAGTCGCTGTCGATCGCCAACAGCAACTCGCAGAACATCCTGTCGCTGTTCCGCTAAGCGAGTTTCCGATC includes:
- a CDS encoding flagellar basal body-associated FliL family protein, which produces MEEIDSAQSSKSKVMTIAALAVLTVIAGGGGWLVGQLLAPPPPTEQTEAVAEVAPNATGAEGVPKIATEANGVVQLEPITTNLAYPSENWVRLEVALQFNGIPDVALAEQIHQDIAAYLKTVSLQQIQGPRGFQYLRDDIQERVDLRSDGRVTNVMFRTFVIQ
- the fliP gene encoding flagellar type III secretion system pore protein FliP (The bacterial flagellar biogenesis protein FliP forms a type III secretion system (T3SS)-type pore required for flagellar assembly.), which translates into the protein MLRIAAFIVAMMAMSGIAGAQGFPADILNTPVDGSVASWIIRTFGLITVLSVAPGILIMVTSFPRFVIAFAILRSGMGLATTPSNMIMVSLALFMTFYVMAPTFDRAWREGIDPLLDNEISETEAMPRMAEPFREFMLANTRDKDLQLFIDIAKEKGQTVVVDDKVDLRAVVPAFMISEIRRGFEIGFLIMLPFLVIDLIVATITMAMGMMMLPPTAISLPFKILFFVLIDGWNLLVGSLVRSFT
- a CDS encoding O-linked N-acetylglucosamine transferase, SPINDLY family protein is translated as MSIESGPERQNAGRDPTYATEPQLNAHALFTNASRQYQKGQYTEALNQLNHLMNISREAKTFVLLAKVLLKLGFKTDAARAYQLAGEEKGSRSEHYLSEAMKLHFACGNEDEALSIGLPLLEKAKTDPDIAFIIASIFLRRDQKEILGLFKAPLSTSVNIQHQSLAFKLLTADIDDAQDRDAVVNLFRKNPKSTVLRAAYLVFAREANDYAEIEKYYPDVQKALDAGKYEILAAESPYYHVTWCGDERLNRWAGARSQPFASAIAEARRNMPHQWAKKIRIGYLSADFWDQHATMKLLQAVLELHDPEKFEVTLFCHTKESNLARDRGNRINWGRIIRIDDMSDAAAASVIRAEGIDVLVDLKGHTLDNRLKILNHQAAPVQVSWLGFPGTTTNIDVDYVIGDPYVLPEGSQEHYYEKFCRLPETYQPNDPFHRPRPYGIARKDLGLPDDAFVFASFNASRKISLQTINLWIEILRRTPGSILWLMCKRDAQANVLRKFQSSGIASNRIILCSKTAYAEHINRLPAADLGLDTYPYNGHTTTSEQLWAGLPVLTFKGTNFASRVSESLLNAIGLPQLVAAGAEAYVAEAVALYENREKIVEYRKALQENRFRMPLFDAERFCRHLERGYEMMVDRAKQKLPPDHIDVPALPPREGSFER
- a CDS encoding flagellin N-terminal helical domain-containing protein; translated protein: MTSIMTNSSAMAAIATLRSINSSMETTQDRISSGYRVGSASDNAAYWSIATTMRSDNKALSTVQDALGLGAAKTDVAYTAMKSSIDVVDEIKAKLVAASEPGVDKGKIQKEIKELQNQLVSIAKSASFSGENWVYNDNNNAAGTKSIVGSFNRDASGNVSLTQLQFDTTKSSLIEVDSAGAYVTNGSGLLSSDLEYTDTDGTTTVTLSYNLLEMDISSMTAGDLAGAISGVDAALQTMTDAASDLGALNSRVDMQKDFVADLMDSIEKGVGKLVDADMNEESTRLKALQTQQQLGIQSLSIANSNSQNILSLFR